In the genome of Pseudomonas sp. P5_109, one region contains:
- a CDS encoding ABC transporter permease, which yields MLHGYGSSILDGAWLTINLALTSMSMAIALGLIGAAFRLSPLKWLAMLGESYTTLIRGIPDLVLILLIFYGGQDLVNRIALALGYTRYIDINPFIAGVCTMGFIFGAYLSETFRGAFMAIPKGQAEAGLAYGMGGAQVFWRILVPQMIRFAIPGFTNNWLVLTKSTALISVIGLQDMMFKAKNAADATHEPFTFFLAVAALYLMLTSLSLLVLRYLEKHYSVGINAAEL from the coding sequence ATGCTCCACGGCTACGGATCGAGCATTCTCGATGGCGCCTGGCTGACCATAAACCTGGCCTTGACCTCCATGTCGATGGCGATTGCCCTGGGCCTGATCGGTGCGGCCTTTCGCTTGTCGCCGCTGAAATGGCTGGCCATGCTCGGGGAAAGCTACACCACCCTGATTCGCGGCATTCCTGACCTGGTGTTGATCCTGCTGATCTTCTACGGCGGCCAGGACCTGGTGAACCGCATTGCCCTGGCGCTCGGTTACACCCGCTATATCGACATCAACCCCTTCATCGCCGGTGTCTGCACCATGGGCTTCATTTTTGGTGCCTACCTCTCGGAAACCTTTCGCGGCGCCTTCATGGCGATCCCCAAGGGTCAGGCCGAGGCTGGCCTGGCCTATGGCATGGGGGGTGCGCAGGTGTTCTGGCGAATCCTGGTTCCACAGATGATTCGTTTCGCCATTCCCGGGTTCACCAACAACTGGTTGGTGCTGACCAAATCCACCGCGCTGATCTCGGTGATCGGCCTGCAAGACATGATGTTCAAAGCCAAGAACGCAGCGGATGCCACACACGAGCCATTCACGTTTTTCCTCGCGGTGGCGGCGCTGTACCTGATGCTCACCAGCCTGTCCTTGCTGGTGCTGCGCTATCTGGAAAAACACTACTCGGTCGGCATCAACGCCGCCGAATTGTGA
- a CDS encoding amino acid ABC transporter permease/ATP-binding protein: MQFDWSYFFSLFSLPDFWNACVTVIQLSALAWFIGMLLGFVLASAKLSQSPLLRIPAAVYIWFFRSIPLLVLVVFVYNLPQLFPGSGPILSNPFYSGLLALVVTEAAYMAEIHRGGLISVAKGQKEAGRALGVGLFGMQRLIVIPQAFRISLPTLINEYITVVKLTSLVSVISLTEILTVGQRLYATNFLVMETLAAVGVYYVLIVTVFGYFLQRLERYLDLNFRKPHTLDEATIARFKASAEALPDTARKAAGNNTTPILQLNNIQKSYGTHKVLLGIDLNVDYGQVVSIIGPSGSGKTSLIRTVNGLESIDTGDIQLFGEKFIEASDKPNSARLRKGVRHIGMVFQNFNLFPHRTILDNVTLAPRYHGQPGDLSEHRAYALLDKVGLLAHAHKYPHQLSGGQQQRVAIARALAMEPQIMLFDEPTSALDPELVNDVLNVIRDLAKEGMTMLIVTHEMDFAMSISDRVIFMENGNIQLDAAPETIRCDAEGERVRRFMGIEARSPNLSAAVDHA, translated from the coding sequence ATGCAATTCGATTGGTCGTATTTCTTCTCCCTGTTCTCCCTGCCGGACTTCTGGAATGCCTGCGTCACGGTGATCCAGCTCAGCGCCCTGGCCTGGTTCATCGGCATGCTGCTGGGGTTTGTCCTGGCCTCGGCCAAACTGTCCCAGTCGCCCTTGCTGCGCATTCCCGCGGCGGTCTACATCTGGTTCTTCCGCAGCATCCCGTTGCTGGTGCTGGTGGTGTTCGTCTACAACCTGCCGCAATTGTTTCCCGGCAGCGGACCGATTCTGTCCAACCCTTTCTACTCAGGCCTGCTGGCCCTGGTGGTCACTGAAGCGGCGTACATGGCGGAGATCCATCGTGGCGGCCTGATTTCCGTGGCCAAGGGCCAAAAGGAAGCCGGACGCGCGCTGGGTGTCGGCCTGTTCGGCATGCAGCGCCTGATCGTGATTCCCCAGGCTTTCCGTATTTCGCTGCCCACGCTGATCAATGAATACATCACCGTGGTCAAGCTGACGTCGCTGGTCTCCGTCATCTCCCTGACCGAAATCCTCACGGTCGGCCAACGCCTCTACGCCACCAACTTCCTGGTCATGGAAACCCTGGCGGCGGTCGGCGTCTACTACGTGTTGATCGTCACCGTGTTCGGCTACTTCCTGCAGCGCCTGGAGCGCTACCTGGACCTGAACTTCCGCAAGCCACACACCCTCGACGAGGCCACCATCGCCAGGTTCAAGGCCAGCGCCGAAGCCTTGCCCGACACTGCGCGCAAGGCCGCCGGCAACAACACCACGCCGATCCTGCAACTGAACAACATCCAGAAGAGCTATGGCACGCACAAGGTGCTGCTGGGCATCGACCTGAATGTCGATTACGGCCAGGTGGTCTCGATCATCGGGCCATCCGGCTCCGGCAAGACTTCGCTGATCCGCACGGTCAACGGCCTGGAAAGCATCGATACCGGCGACATCCAGTTGTTCGGCGAAAAGTTCATCGAGGCCTCGGACAAACCCAACAGCGCCCGCCTGCGCAAAGGCGTGCGGCACATCGGCATGGTGTTCCAGAACTTCAACCTGTTCCCGCACCGCACCATTCTCGACAACGTCACCCTGGCGCCGCGTTACCACGGCCAACCGGGCGATCTGAGTGAACATCGTGCCTATGCGCTGCTGGACAAGGTCGGCCTGCTGGCCCATGCCCACAAGTACCCGCACCAGCTCTCCGGCGGGCAGCAACAACGGGTGGCGATCGCCCGGGCCCTGGCGATGGAACCGCAGATCATGCTGTTCGACGAGCCGACCTCGGCCCTCGACCCGGAACTGGTCAACGACGTGCTCAACGTAATCCGCGACCTGGCGAAGGAAGGCATGACCATGCTGATCGTGACCCACGAAATGGACTTTGCCATGTCGATCTCCGATCGGGTAATTTTCATGGAGAACGGCAATATTCAACTCGATGCCGCTCCTGAAACCATCCGCTGCGATGCCGAGGGAGAACGCGTGCGGCGCTTCATGGGTATCGAAGCCCGATCGCCAAACCTGTCCGCGGCAGTGGATCACGCATGA
- a CDS encoding ABC transporter permease yields the protein MILDYNLIWENLPLYFNGALVTLKVLLISLALGLVLAIPLALMRVSRSPLINFPAWLYTYVIRGTPMLVQLFLIYYGLAQFEAVRQSVLWPYLSSATFCACLAFAINTSAYSAELLAGSLKSTHPGEIEAARAMGMSRLTLYRRILLPSALRRALPQYSNEVLMMLQTTSLASIVTLVDITGAARTVSSRFYLPFEAFITAGLIYLALTFILVRLFKLAERRWLAYLAPRKH from the coding sequence ATGATTCTCGACTACAACCTGATCTGGGAAAACCTGCCGCTGTACTTCAACGGCGCCTTGGTGACCCTCAAAGTCCTGCTGATTTCCCTGGCCCTGGGCCTGGTATTGGCGATTCCACTGGCGCTGATGCGGGTGTCGCGATCGCCGCTGATCAACTTCCCGGCCTGGCTCTATACCTACGTGATTCGCGGCACGCCGATGCTGGTGCAATTGTTCCTGATCTATTACGGCCTGGCGCAGTTCGAAGCGGTGCGCCAAAGCGTGCTCTGGCCTTACCTCTCCAGTGCCACTTTTTGCGCCTGCCTGGCCTTCGCGATCAACACCAGTGCCTATAGCGCGGAGCTGCTGGCCGGCAGTCTGAAATCCACCCACCCTGGCGAGATCGAAGCCGCCAGGGCCATGGGCATGTCACGCCTGACCCTGTACCGCCGCATTCTGCTGCCGTCGGCCTTGCGCCGGGCATTGCCGCAGTACAGCAACGAAGTGCTGATGATGCTGCAAACCACCAGCCTGGCCTCCATCGTCACCCTCGTCGACATCACCGGCGCCGCACGCACGGTCAGCTCACGGTTCTACCTGCCCTTCGAGGCGTTTATCACCGCCGGGCTTATCTACCTCGCCCTGACCTTCATTCTGGTGCGTCTGTTCAAGCTGGCCGAGCGCCGCTGGCTGGCGTATCTGGCACCGCGCAAGCACTAA
- a CDS encoding SDR family oxidoreductase: MNLGIAGRWALVCAASKGLGKACAQALVSEGVNVVITARGEDTLNETARQLRAINPEVTVIAVAGDISTPEGRAAALTAHEHFDILINNAGGPPPGDFREWNRDAWLKALDANMLTPIELIKATVDGMAARGFGRIINITSSAVKSPIESLGLSNGARSGLTGFIAGIARQDNIASRNVTINNLQPGSFDTDRLRGNLVAAAEELGQDSEAFLDECRREIPARRFGSPEEFGALCAFVCSSHASYLTGQNLLIDGGAIRSSQ; encoded by the coding sequence ATGAATCTTGGAATTGCAGGACGTTGGGCGCTGGTGTGCGCCGCCAGCAAAGGCCTGGGCAAAGCCTGCGCACAGGCACTCGTCAGCGAAGGTGTGAACGTGGTGATCACCGCACGGGGCGAGGACACGCTGAATGAAACGGCCCGTCAGCTCAGGGCGATAAACCCTGAAGTGACGGTGATCGCCGTGGCCGGAGACATTTCCACGCCCGAAGGTCGGGCGGCAGCGCTCACGGCCCATGAGCATTTCGATATCCTGATCAACAACGCTGGTGGCCCTCCCCCCGGGGATTTCCGCGAATGGAATCGTGACGCCTGGCTCAAGGCGCTGGATGCCAACATGCTGACCCCCATCGAGCTGATCAAGGCCACGGTAGACGGCATGGCAGCACGCGGTTTTGGCCGGATCATCAACATCACCTCGAGTGCCGTGAAGTCCCCGATCGAAAGCCTGGGCCTGTCCAATGGCGCGCGCAGTGGCCTGACGGGATTCATCGCAGGGATTGCGAGGCAAGACAACATTGCCAGTCGCAACGTGACGATCAACAACCTGCAACCGGGCTCGTTCGACACCGATCGACTGCGCGGCAACCTGGTCGCTGCCGCCGAAGAGTTGGGGCAAGACAGTGAGGCATTCCTCGACGAATGCCGTCGCGAAATTCCGGCCAGGCGTTTCGGCTCACCCGAGGAATTCGGTGCGCTGTGTGCCTTCGTGTGCAGCAGCCATGCGAGCTACCTGACCGGGCAGAACCTGTTGATCGATGGCGGGGCCATTCGCTCCAGCCAGTAA
- a CDS encoding ABC transporter substrate-binding protein: MNKTELLGALALCAFSLLAHADEDSLRIGIEAAYPPFSFKTPEGNVSGFDYDIGNALCEEMKVKCEWVIQEFDGMIPSLKVRKIDAVLSSMSITEDRMKSVDFSKKYYHTPGKFAMKAGSVINDPLVDLKGKKLGVQRSSTYDRFATEQLEKAGVVVVRYGSQNEAFLDLASGRLDATLADIVNTDESFIKTPAGQGFALTGPDINDPKYFGRGAGIAVRKGDSANVARLSAAIDAIRANGKYQQVMARYFAFDIYGE; the protein is encoded by the coding sequence ATGAACAAGACAGAACTTCTAGGTGCTCTGGCGCTATGCGCTTTCAGCTTGCTGGCACATGCCGACGAAGACAGCCTGCGCATCGGTATCGAAGCCGCCTACCCGCCCTTCTCCTTCAAGACACCGGAGGGCAACGTCAGCGGGTTCGATTACGACATCGGCAACGCCTTGTGCGAAGAAATGAAAGTCAAATGCGAGTGGGTCATTCAGGAGTTCGACGGCATGATCCCGTCGCTCAAAGTGCGCAAGATCGATGCCGTGCTGTCGTCGATGTCAATCACCGAAGACCGGATGAAGTCCGTGGACTTCAGCAAAAAGTACTACCACACACCAGGCAAGTTCGCGATGAAGGCCGGCAGCGTGATCAATGACCCGCTGGTGGACCTCAAGGGCAAGAAACTCGGCGTGCAACGTTCCTCGACCTACGACCGTTTTGCCACCGAGCAACTGGAAAAAGCCGGCGTCGTCGTGGTGCGCTACGGCTCACAGAACGAGGCTTTCCTCGACCTGGCCTCAGGCCGCCTGGACGCCACCCTCGCCGACATCGTCAACACCGATGAGAGCTTCATCAAGACACCGGCTGGCCAGGGCTTCGCACTGACAGGGCCCGACATCAACGACCCGAAATACTTCGGCCGGGGCGCCGGGATCGCCGTGCGCAAAGGCGACAGTGCCAACGTTGCGCGCCTGAGTGCCGCGATCGACGCCATCCGCGCCAACGGCAAGTACCAGCAAGTGATGGCCCGGTACTTCGCGTTCGATATCTACGGCGAGTAA